One genomic segment of Carassius auratus strain Wakin chromosome 29, ASM336829v1, whole genome shotgun sequence includes these proteins:
- the LOC113048322 gene encoding filamin-C-like isoform X7: protein MMSNNTYYDQQLPPQYYQGTDNGEDGDEEMPATEKDLAEDAPWKKIQQNTFTRWCNEHLKCLNKKINDFQKDLTDGLKLIGLLEVLSQKKMYRKYHARPNFRQMKLENVSVALEFLEREHIKLVSIDSKAIVDGNLKLILGLIWTLILHYSISMPMWEDEDDEDARKLTPKQRLLGWIQNKVPQLPINNFHRDWRDGKALGALVDNCAPGLCPDWETWDPSQPVENAREAMQQADDWLGVPQVIAPEEIVDPNVDEHSVMTYLSQFPKAKLKPGAPLRSKTLHPQRAKAYGPGIEPKGNVVLRPAEFVVETVEAGLGEVLVYIEDPEGHTEEARVIPNNDRNRSYSVVYVPKVEGLHKVKVLFAGQDIDRSPFLVNVSKALGDPNKVQARGAGLEPVGNVANKPTYFDIYTAGAGAGDVGVIVVDSQGRRDTVEIILENKGDSVFRCTYCPILEGPLTIYVTFAGQQIPKSPFTVHISEASNPNACRAIGRGLQPKGVRVKEVADFKVYTKGAGSGELRVQVKGPRGGDEPVKVQDLGDGVYECDYYPIFTGKYIITITWGGHAIPRSPFEVTISEDAGPQKVRAWGPGLETGMVGKSADFVVEAIGTEVGTLGFSIEGPSQAKIECDDKGDGSCDVLYWPTEPGDYAVHVICDDEDIKDSPFMAHILPAANDVFPEKVKCYGPGLEPTGCIVNKPAEFTIDARGAGRGHLQIYAQDSEGFPINIQITDNGDSTYFCVYIPTKPIKHTIIITWGEVNVPSSPFRVTIGEGSHPENVNVHGPGVEKTGLKANEPTYFTVDCSEAGQGDVSIGIKCAPGVVGPAEADIDFDIIKNDNDTFTVKYTPPGAGRYTIMVLFADQEVPISPFRIKVDPSHDANKVKAEGPGLNKTGVEVGKPTHFTIFTKGAGKATPEVHFTTAGKGEAVSDFEIIDNHDYSFTVRYTALQQGNMSISVCHGGDPIPKSPFTINVAPPLDLNKVKVQGLNNKVDVGKDEEFTINTHGAGGQGKVDVKITSPSHRPIPCKVESGASSEVHTVKYIPPEEGPYKVDISYDGNPVPGSPFTVEGVMPPDPSKVRAYGPGLKGGIVGKPAPFAIDTKGAGTGGLGLTVEGPCEAKIECQDNGDGSCSVSYLPTEPGEYSINILFADAHIPGSPFKAMVQSVFDPSKVTASGPGLERGKVNEAASFTVDCSKAGDAELTIEIISDSGAQAEVHVQNNNDGTYSITYIPPFHGMYTITIKYGGQAVPKFPARVQVDPALDTSGIKVYGPGVEPKGVLREVTTHFVVDTRVHSKMGGNHIKVHIVNPSGANTDAFITDKGDGTYRVEYTAYEDGVHVIEVLYDEVPVPKSPFRVAVTEGCDPSRVRAYGPGLEEGLVNKPNRFTVETRGAGTGGLGLAIEGPSEAKMSCKDNKDGSCSVEYIPFTPGEYDVNITFGGLPIPGSPFRVPVRELVDPSKVKCSGPGLGSGVRAHVPQTFNVDCSKAGFAPLEVLLYGPTGATEPVDITDNGDGTHTVIYTPAKDGPYTVCVKYADQEVPRSPFKIKVLPAHDASKVRASGPGLNASGVPASLPVEFTIDARDAGEGLLTVQILDPEGKPKKANIRDNRDGTYTVSYVPDMTGRYTITIKYGGDEIPYSPYRIHALPSGDASKCHVTVSIGGHGLGSGLGPTIQIGEETVITVDAKAAGKGKVTCKVSTPDGAELDVDVVENADGTFDIYYTAPEPGKYIITIRFGGEHIPNSPFHVVATEEPISAVDAMEPMLRPFNLVIPFTVQKGEITGEVHMPSGKTAHPHITDNKDGTVTVKYGPTEKGLHEMDIKYDGNHIPGSPLQFYVDAINSGHVNAYGPGLSHGMVNKPTTFTIVTKDAGEGGLSLAVEGPSKAEISCKDNKDGTCTVSYMPTAPGDYNIIVKFDDKHIAGSPFTAKITGDDSMRTSQLNVGTATDVSLKITETDLSSLAASIRAPSGNEEPCLLKRLPNRHIGISFTPKEVGEHVVSVKKNGKHVTNSPFKIKVGLSEIGDASKVKVFGKGLIEGHTFEVAEFIVDTRSAGYGGLGLSIEGPSKVDINCSDVDDGTCKVTYCPTEPGTYIINIKFADQHVPGSPFTVKVLGEGRMKESITRKRQAPSIASVGSTCDLNLKIPGESGTQEMTAQVTSPSGNTEDAEIIEGEDSTYSVRFVPQEMGPHTVNVKYRGQHVPGSPFQFTVGPLGEGGAHKVRAGGTGLDRGVAGIPAEFSIWTREAGAGGLSIAVEGPSKAEISFEDRKDGSCGVAYVVQEPGDYEVSIKFNDEHIPDSPFIVPIASVSDDARLLTVTSLQEMGLKVNQEASFAVQLNGARGAIEAKVHTPSGAVEECYITELDNDKHAIRFIPRENGVHSIDVRFNGSHIPGSPFKIRVGEPGQAGDPGMVTAFGPGLEGGTTGVPSDFIVNTCNAGSGALSVTIDGPSKVKMDCQECPEGYKVTYTPMAPGSYLISIKYGGPQHIVGSPFKAKVSGARLSGGHSLHETSSVLVETVTKSSSVAGSFSTLPKFSSDASKVISRGAGLSKAFIGQKNTFTVDCSKAGTNMLMVGVHGPKTPCEEVYVKHMGNRMYNVTYTVKEKGDYILIVKWGEEMVPGSPFHVTVP, encoded by the exons GCCTGTGTCCGGACTGGGAGACATGGGACCCGAGTCAGCCAGTGGAGAATGCGAGAGAAGCCATGCAGCAAGCTGACGACTGGCTCGGTGTGCCTCAG GTGATTGCTCCAGAGGAGATTGTGGATCCTAACGTGGACGAGCACTCAGTGATGACCTACCTGTCTCAGTTCCCCAAAGCCAAACTCAAGCCTGGTGCCCCACTGCGATCTAAAACCCTGCACCCCCAGAGAGCCAAGGCCTACGGCCCAG GTATTGAGCCCAAAGGTAATGTTGTGTTGAGGCCAGCTGAGTTTGTGGTGGAGACTGTGGAGGCCGGGCTTGGAGAGGTGTTGGTGTACATTGAGGATCCAGAGGGCCACACAGAAGAG GCAAGAGTAATTCCCAACAATGACAGGAACAGGAGCTACTCTGTGGTCTATGTCCCAAAAGTGGAGGGTCTGCATAAG gtGAAGGTGTTGTTTGCTGGACAGGACATTGACAGAAGCCCTTTCCTGGTAAATGTGTCTAAAGCACTGGGAGATCCGAACAAGGTGCAGGCCCGCGGGGCAGGTTTGGAACCGGTGGGCAATGTGGCCAATAAACCCACCTATTTTGACATCTACACAGCAG GTGCAGGAGCTGGTGATGTTGGTGTGATCGTTGTGGACTCTCAGGGTCGCAGAGACACAGTGGAGATCATTCTGGAAAACAAGGGCGACAGTGTTTTCCGCTGCACTTACTGCCCCATTCTAGAGGGCCCTCTCACTATTTATGTGACATTTGCTGGCCAGCAGATACCTAAAAGCCCTTTCACTGTCCACATCTCAGAGG CGAGTAACCCGAATGCCTGTCGGGCCATTGGACGTGGCCTGCAGCCCAAGGGTGTGCGTGTGAAGGAGGTGGCTGACTTTAAGGTGTACACGAAGGGAGCAGGCAGTGGAGAACTACGTGTTCAAGTCAAAGGGCCGA GAGGTGGCGATGAGCCCGTGAAAGTGCAAGACCTGGGAGATGGTGTGTACGAATGTGATTACTACCCCATTTTCACTGGAAAATACATTATCACAATTACTTGGGGTGGCCACGCCATTCCCCGTAG CCCATTTGAAGTTACCATAAGTGAAGATGCAGGCCCTCAGAAGGTGAGGGCTTGGGGTCCAGGCCTGGAGACTGGCATGGTGGGCAAATCAGCTGACTTTGTGGTTGAGGCCATTGGCACTGAGGTTGGAACACTGG GTTTCTCCATAGAAGGCCCCTCACAGGCTAAGATAGAGTGTGATGATAAGGGAGATGGATCTTGTGATGTTTTGTACTGGCCCACCGAGCCTGGTGACTATGCAGTCCATGTCATCTGTGATGATGAAGATATCAAAGACAGCCCCTTCATGGCCCACATCCTCCCTGCAGCCAATGATGTCTTCCCTGAGAAG GTTAAGTGCTATGGCCCTGGACTAGAACCAACGGGGTGCATTGTAAACAAACCTGCTGAATTTACAATTGACGCCCGTGGAGCTGGAAGAGGACATCTACAAATTTATGCTCAG GATTCAGAAGGCTTCCCCATCAACATCCAGATCACAGATAATGGTGACAGCACATATTTCTGCGTCTACATACCCACCAAGCCCATCAAACACACTATCATCATCACCTGGGGAGAGGTCAATGTTCCCAGTAGTCCATTCAGG GTGACCATTGGAGAAGGCAGTCACCCAGAGAATGTGAACGTTCATGGACCAGGAGTGGAGAAGACTGGCTTGAAGGCCAATGAACCCACATACTTTACTGTGGATTGCAGCGAGGCTGGACAAG GAGATGTCAGCATCGGGATTAAGTGTGCTCCTGGCGTGGTGGGACCTGCCGAAGCAGATATAGATTTTGACATCATTAAAAATGACAATGACACATTCACAGTGAAGTATACACCTCCTGGAGCTGGACGCTACACCATCATGGTGCTGTTTGCTGATCAA GAAGTTCCAATTAGCCCCTTCCGTATCAAAGTCGATCCATCCCATGATGCCAATAAGGTGAAAGCAGAGGGTCCCGGACTCAACAAGACTG GTGTGGAAGTGGGCAAGCCGACCCACTTCACGATCTTTACTAAAGGAGCAGGCAAGGCCACGCCTGAGGTTCACTTTACCACAGCTGGGAAAGGAGAAGCCGTCAGCGACTTTGAGATCATTGATAACCATGACTATTCTTTTACTGTGCGTTACACTGCATTACAGCAG GGTAACATGAGCATATCTGTGTGCCATGGCGGTGACCCCATCCCCAAAAGCCCTTTTACTATCAATGTTGCTCCTCCTTTGGATCTAAACAAGGTCAAAGTTCAAGGACTCAACAACA AAGTGGATGTAGGGAAAGATGAGGAGTTTACCATAAACACACATGGCGCAGGAGGTCAAGGAAAGGTGGACGTCAAGATTACTTCACCTTCTCACCGACCAATCCCGTGCAAGGTTGAATCTGGAGCATCCAGTGAGGTGCACACTGTTAAGTACATTCCCCCGGAAGAGGGGCCCTACAAAGTGGACATCAGCTATGATGGAAACCCAGTGCCTGGAAGTCCTTTCACGGTGGAGGGAGTAATGCCTCCAGATCCCTCAAAG GTCCGAGCCTACGGCCCTGGCCTGAAGGGAGGTATTGTGGGTAAACCCGCTCCGTTTGCCATCGACACCAAAGGTGCAGGTACAGGGGGTCTCGGGCTAACTGTGGAGGGCCCGTGTGAAGCCAAGATCGAGTGCCAGGACAACGGCGACGGATCTTGCTCGGTGTCCTATCTGCCCACTGAGCCTGGAGAGTATTCCATTAACATCCTGTTTGCTGATGCTCACATCCCTGGTTCTCCCTTTAAAGCCATGGTTCAGTCTGTCTTTGACCCTAGCAAGGTCACAGCTAGTGGACCGGGACTGGAGAGAGGAAAGGTCAACGAAGCGGCGTCGTTCACGGTGGACTGCTCTAAAGCAGGAGATGCGGAGTTGACCATCGAAATTATTTCAGATTCAGGAGCGCAGGCTGAGGTTCATGTCCAGAATAACAACGATGGAACATATTCTATCACCTACATCCCTCCTTTCCACGGAATGTACACCATCACGATTAAATACGGAGGACAGGCAGTGCCGAAGTTCCCTGCAAGGGTGCAGGTAGATCCTGCTCTTGATACCAGTGGAATCAAGGTCTATGGTCCAGGAGTAGAGCCCAAAG GGGTACTCCGAGAGGTCACTACACACTTTGTCGTTGACACTCGGGTTCACAGCAAGATGGGCGGAAACCACATCAAAGTTCATATTGTTAACCCATCTGGTGCCAACACTGATGCGTTCATCACCGACAAAGGAGACGGCACTTACAGAGTGGAGTATACAGCATATGAGGATG GTGTGCATGTGATAGAGGTGCTGTATGATGAGGTACCAGTCCCCAAGAGCCCGTTTAGGGTGGCGGTAACCGAAGGTTGTGATCCCAGCCGTGTACGTGCATATGGTCCCGGTCTGGAAGAGGGTCTGGTCAACAAACCCAACCGCTTCACTGTGGAAACCAG GGGTGCTGGCACAGGTGGTCTTGGCTTGGCCATCGAGGGTCCATCAGAAGCTAAGATGTCTTGTAAAGATAACAAAGATGGCAGCTGTAGCGTGGAGTATATTCCTTTCACTCCTGGAGAATATGACGTCAACATCACTTTCGGGGGTCTGCCTATCCCAG GTAGTCCATTCAGGGTGCCTGTGAGGGAGCTGGTGGATCCTAGTAAGGTGAAGTGTTCTGGTCCTGGTTTGGGCAGTGGAGTTAGAGCACACGTTCCTCAGACCTTCAATGTGGACTGCAGCAAAGCTGGATTCGCCCCACTGGAGGTGCTGCTGTATGGACCTACAG GGGCGACAGAGCCAGTGGATATCACAGACAATGGGGATGGCACACACACAGTGATCTACACTCCTGCTAAAGATGGACCGTACACTGTGTGTGTCAAATATGCAGATCAAGAAGTGCCACGCAG tCCATTTAAGATCAAGGTGTTGCCTGCTCATGATGCCAGTAAAGTCCGTGCAAGTGGTCCTGGACTGAACGCTTCCGGGGTTCCCGCCAGCCTGCCGGTGGAGTTCACCATCGATGCCCGTGACGCAGGCGAGGGTCTTCTCACTGTACAGATTCTG GACCCAGAAGGAAAACCAAAGAAAGCGAACATTCGAGATAACAGAGATGGAACATACACCGTGTCCTACGTTCCAGATATGACAGGACGCTACACTATTACAATCAAATATGGCGGAGACGAGATCCCATACTCCCCCTACCGCATACATGCTCTGCCCAGTGGAGATGCCAGCAAATGCCATGTGACAG TGTCGATTGGTGGACACGGATTGG GCTCTGGGCTCGGACCAACTATTCAAATTGGCGAGGAGACCGTTATCACTGTGGATGCAAAGGCTGCTGGGAAGGGGAAGGTCACTTGCAAAGTGTCAACTCCAGACGGGGCGGAGCTAGACGTGGATGTGGTGGAGAACGCGGACGGGACATTTGATATCTACTATACCGCTCCAGAACCTGGGAAATACATCATCACCATCCGCTTTGGAGGAGAGCACATTCCTAACAGCCCCTTCCATGTGGTG GCCACGGAGGAACCAATTTCTGCAGTGGATGCCATGGAGCCAATGCTTCGCCCATTCAATCTGGTCATTCCATTTACTGTACAAAAGGGGGAGATTACAG gtgaggTTCATATGCCCTCTGGTAAAACTGCCCATCCTCACATCACTGATAACAAGGATGGGACTGTGACGGTCAAATATGGCCCCACCGAGAAGGGCCTACATGAGATGGACATCAAATATGACGGGAATCACATTCCAG GAAGTCCACTGCAGTTCTATGTAGATGCCATTAACAGCGGGCATGTGAATGCATATGGCCCTGGTCTGAGTCACGGCATGGTCAACAAACCCACCACCTTCACAATCGTCACTAAGGACGCTGGAGAAg GTGGTCTGTCTTTGGCAGTGGAAGGCCCCTCTAAGGCAGAGATCAGCTGTAAGGATAATAAAGATGGCACCTGCACTGTGTCCTACATGCCAACAGCACCAGGAGACTATAATATAATCGTCAAGTTTGATGACAAGCACATCGCTGGAAGCCCCTTTACAGCCAAGATCACAG GTGATGACTCCATGAGGACGTCCCAACTAAACGTTGGCACAGCCACAGACGTGTCACTGAAGATCACAGAGACGGACCTGAGCTCCCTGGCCGCGAGCATCAGAGCCCCATCTGGCAACGAGGAGCCCTGCCTGCTGAAGAGACTGCCAAACCGTCACATCG GAATATCCTTCACTCCTAAAGAGGTGGGTGAGCATGTGGTCAGCGTGAAGAAGAATGGAAAACACGTGACCAACAGCCCATTCAAGATCAAGGTGGGCCTGTCTGAGATTGGAGACGCCAGTAAGGTGAAGGTGTTTGGGAAAGGACTGATTGAAGGACACACCTTTGAAGTGGCTGAGTTCATCGTGGACACCAGAAGTGCAG GTTATGGAGGTCTCGGTCTGTCCATCGAGGGGCCCAGCAAAGTTGACATTAACTGTTCGGACGTGGACGACGGAACATGCAAAGTGACCTACTGCCCAACCGAACCCGGAACTTACATCATCAACATCAAATTTGCCGACCAACATGTGCCAG GAAGTCCATTTACAGTGAAAGTTCTGGGCGAGGGAAGAATGAAGGAGAGTATCACCAGAAAGAGACAGGCACCGTCAATCGCCTCGGTGGGCAGCACTTGTGACCTCAACCTCAAGATTCCAG gtgAATCAGGTACGCAGGAAATGACCGCACAGGTGACGAGTCCCAGTGGTAACACTGAGGATGCTGAGATCATAGAAGGAGAGGACAGCACCTATAGTGTGCGTTTTGTGCCTCAGGAGATGGGCCCCCACACTGTCAATGTCAAATACAGGGGACAGCATGTCCCTGGGAGCCCCTTCCAGTTCACTGTGGGGCCCCTGGGAGAGGGAGGGGCCCATAAGGTTCGGGCTGGTGGTACTGGATTGGACAGAGGTGTGGCTGGAATTCCAG CTGAGTTCAGTATCTGGACCCGTGAGGCCGGTGCTGGTGGTTTGTCAATAGCTGTTGAGGGGCCCAGCAAAGCAGAGATTTCCTTTGAGGACAGGAAGGATGGTTCCTGTGGGGTGGCCTATGTGGTACAGGAACCTG GTGACTATGAGGTGTCAATCAAATTCAACGATGAGCATATCCCAGACAGCCCTTTCATCGTTCCTATTGCATCAGTGTCAGATGACGCCCGCCTACTCACCGTCACCAGCCTGCAG GAGATGGGTCTGAAGGTGAACCAAGAGGCCTCGTTTGCCGTGCAGCTGAACGGAGCGAGAGGGGCGATTGAGGCTAAGGTGCACACACCGTCTGGAGCAGTGGAGGAGTGTTACATCACTGAGCTAGACAATG ATAAACATGCAATACGGTTTATTCCACGGGAGAACGGTGTCCACTCCATCGATGTCCGTTTTAATGGAAGTCACATCCCAGGCAGTCCCTTCAAGATCCGTGTCGGGGAACCCGGCCAGGCGGGAGATCCAGGAATGGTGACGGCTTTCGGGCCCGGCCTGGAGGGGGGAACTACAG GTGTACCCTCAGATTTCATTGTAAACACATGTAACGCCGGCTCAGGAGCTCTGTCGGTTACCATCGACGGCCCATCGAAGGTGAAGATGGATTGTCAGGAGTGTCCAGAAGGATACAAGGTCACCTACACACCAATGGCTCCCGGCAGCTACCTCATCTCCATCAAATATGGAGGACCGCAGCATATCGTGGGCAGCCCCTTCAAAGCCAAAGTCTCTG GTGCACGTCTGTCCGGAGGACACTCTCTACACGAAACATCATCAGTTCTGGTGGAAACGGTGACCAAATCGTCCTCAGTGGCCGGATCGTTCTCTACTCTGCCAAAGTTCTCGTCCGATGCCAGTAAGGTGATCTCCAGGGGGGCCGGACTCTCCAAAGCCTTCATTGGCCAGAAGAACACCTTCACGGTAGACTGCAGTAAAGCAG GGACAAACATGTTAATGGTAGGAGTGCATGGGCCAAAGACTCCCTGTGAGGAAGTGTACGTCAAGCACATGGGCAACAGAATGTACAATGTCACATATACAGTGAAGGAGAAAGGCGACTATATCCTGATAGTCAAATGGGGAGAAGAAATGGTGCCCGGAAGCCCTTTCCACGTCACCGTGCCTTAA